GGCTCGTCGGCGTCCGCGACATCGAGCCGGAGGCGGGCGACACGGAGGTACGGCCCGAGGGCCGGGCCGTCCGGGCGGACGACGTCCGGTTCGGCTACCGCGAGGGGGTCGACGTGCTGCACGAGGTGTCCCTGAAGGTGGCACCGGGCACCCGGCTGGCCCTGGTCGGCCCGTCCGGCGCGGGCAAGTCGACCCTCGGCCGCCTCCTCGCGGGCATCTACGCCCCGCGGACCGGCTCGGTCACCCTCGGCGCGGCCGAGCTGGCGCGGATGCCCGCCGAGCGGATCCGTGAGCACGTGGCCCTGGTCAATCAGGAGCACCACGTCTTCGTGGGCTCGCTCCGCGACAATCTGCTCCTGGCCCGGACCGGGGCCACGGACACCGAGCTGTGGGCGGCACTCACGGCGGTGGACGCGGAGGGCTGGGCGCGGGGCCTCGACGAGGGCCTGGACACCGAGGTCGGCTCGGGCGGCCGGGCGCTGACGCCGGCGCAGGCCCAGCAGATCGCCCTGGCCCGACTCGTCCTGGCGGATCCGCACACCCTGGTCCTGGACGAGGCGACCTCGTTGCTCGACCCCCGGGCGGCCCGGCATCTGGAGCGGTCCCTCGGCCGGGTCCTGGACGGCCGGACGGTCGTGGCCATCGCGCACCGGCTGCACACCGCGCACGACGCCGACCTGATCGCGGTGGTCGAGTCCGGCCGGATCAGCGAGCTGGGCAGCCACGCGGAACTGGTGGCGGCGGACGGGGCGTACGCGGCGCTGTGGAGGTCCTGGCACGGGTGACACCGAACGGGAGGGGGCCGGGCCGGGGCGTCGGAAGACGTACCGCCCGGCACCCTCCCGTCGGCTCCGGTTCAGTAGCCGATCGTGAACCGGCGCTGGACGAAACGGGGCAGTTCCGCCTCGTCGACGAGGGCCACGGCCGCGTCCTCCGCGGAGACGCGGCTGCGTCCTTCGGCGTCGCGGACCGGCTGGTCCTCGCCGACGCGGAAGCGGCCGGTGCGCTCGCCGGGCGCGATGTCCTCGGCGGGGCTGAAGTAGGTCCAGCGGCGGTTGGAGGTGCGCAGCACGTTCAGGGCGTCGCGGTGGCCGCGTACCGCCGCCGCGTAGGCGCGGGGCAGGCCGACGCCGTCGAGGGTCTCGTGGAGACGGTCCTCCGCGTCGGCGAGCACCACGCCGGGCTCGATCTCCAGGCTGCCGGCGCCGCCGATCACGATGAGCCGGGTCCTGGGGTGGCTTTCGAGGGCCTTGAGCAGGGCGCGGGCCGCGGTGGCGTAGACCCCGGCGTCGGCGATCGAACGCCGGACGGTGTCCGCCATGTCCTGGGCGGCGTTCCCGGGCTGGAAGGCGCTGATGAGGACGTCCAGTCCGGGCAGGACGGCGGCGACGGCGGCCGGGTCGAGGACGTCGAGGCTCTGCCAGGTGATGTTCTCCCGGGCCTCCCGGGCCGCCGCCTCCGTGGCGTCGCGGCTGAATGCCCTGATGTGGTGCCCGCGTCCCAGTGCCTCCGCGACGACGCGGCTGCCGATGGTGCCGGTGGCTCCGACGACTCCGATGTGCATGGCTCTCCCCTGTGCTCGCACGCTTCGGCGCGTCACTGACGTAACGCCGTGCGAAAACTATACGCCGTGAAGTTCACGGCGTGCAGTTTCCGTACGGCCACCAAGGGAGGGATAGGCTGCCCGCATGACCGGGACATCAGGAACACGGACGGGGGCCACCCCGGCCGGGCGGGGCCGTCGTGAGCGGCTGCGGGCCGAGACCACGGCCGAGATCAAGGACACGGCCCTGCGCCTGATGGCCTCGGGCGGCCCCGACGCGATCACCCTGCGGGCCATCGCCCGGGAGATGGGGATGACGGCCAACGCGATCTACGGCTACTTCGCCACCCGCGACGACCTGGTCACCACGCTCATCGACGACGTGTACTCGGCGCTGGCCGACGCCGTGGAAGCGGCCTGGGCCGAAGCGGCCGACCGGGGCCCCGCCGACGCGGCGCCCCCGAGCCCCGCCGGAGCCTCCGTCCGAGCCCCGGCCGAATTCTCCTCCGAAGCCCCCGCCGGGGACCCGGCCGCGCGGATCCTCGCCTGGGCCCGCGCCTTCCGCGGCTGGGCCCTGAACCACCCCGAGGGCTTCCGGCTGGTCTACGGCGACCCCGTGCCCGGCTACCGGGCCCCGGCAGAGGGCCCCGCGCCGGACGCGGCCCGCCGGGTCTGCACCGGCCTCGCCGGACTCGCCGCGGCGGCCTGGCCGTACGCCGAACCGCTCTACCGGGACAGCGCGTTCACCTGGGACGACTTCGACGCCGGGCTGCTCGACAAGGTGCGCCCGGCCTTCCCCGACCTGCCGCCGGCCGGCGTCGCCCTCGCGCTACGGCTCTGGGGGCACCTGCACGGACTCGTGGCCCTGGAGGTGTACGGGCATCTCGGCCGGCAGACCACGAGCCCGGACAAGCTCTTCCAGGAGGAGCTGACCCGGCTCGTGACGACGCTGGGCGTCCCCCGCACCGCCTGAACGCCGCGATCCCGGCCTGATCGACGGGACAGCTCCTAGAAGAAGCCGAGCGCCGAGGCTCCGCCCACCCCGCCGAGCACCATGAAGGCGGGCATCAGGACCTTCAGCTCGACCCAGCTGCCGGCCCGGAAGCGCATGGCCTTCGGCGGGCCGATCGGGTACCAGCGCTTCCGGCCGACCGGGATGGGCCAGAGGATCGGGCAGCCGGAGACGGTGAGCGCGTCGCCGATGTCGTGGACGAGGGCACCGACCACGATCGGCAGCCCGAGCCACAGGTACTCCTGACCGGGGCCCGTGAAGAACCAGTCCGAGCCGTTGCCCGGCTTGTCGAGGACGCCCGCGAGGATCCACGCGCTGGTCGCGCCGAGCAGCCAGACCAGCACGTCGCTGGACATCCGGGCGGCCCGCCACAGCAGGCCTTCCACGGCCAGGACCAGGTGCACGAAGAGGATCGCGAGCACCGCCCACCGGCCCCCGGTGACCGCCGCGACGGACGCGCCGCCGCCGATCAGGACCGCCCAGAGCCAGGTGTGGGTGAGGGTCCGGTGACCGCCGGACCTGCGGGGGTCGGCGGTGGAGCGGGTCGCCTTGTAGACGGCGTACGACAGCTTGTCGACGATCTCGCACAGGAGCTTGGAGACCGGTCCGAAGGCCCGCGAGATGGTGGCCGACTTGTGGTCCAGGTCGGGGGCCAGCGCCGCGCCCGCGCAGATGAGGGCGCCGACGACGAGAACCGGCCATGGCATCGGGCGGTCGAAGGCCGCGGCGGCCGCTCCGACACCCAGCCAGGCCGCCGCTCCGGACAGCGAGTGTGCCGGTCCCATCATGGTTGGCCCGCCCCGTTTCTCCCCTGCCGGCGCTCAGTTGACGACCGGTCGACGGACGAGCCTATCGTCCGTGATCTTCGAACCGGTGGCCGGTTCCCTCATCCGAGCGGAATCCAGGCAAGATGGGGGGCGTGACCCTTATCGATCAGCTGCCGCCGACCGCCGACCCCGACGCCCTCTTCGAGGCCTTCTCCTCCTGGGCCGAGGACCGGGGCATCACGCTCTACCCGGCCCAGGAAGAGGCGCTGATCGAGGTCGTCTCCGGGGCCAACGTGATCCTCTCCACGCCCACCGGATCGGGAAAGTCGCTGGTCGCCGCGGCTGCCCACTTCACCGCGCTCGCGAACGACCAGGTGACCTTCTACACCGCGCCGATCAAGGCGCTGGTGTCCGAGAAGTTCTTCGACCTGTGCAAGATCTTCGGCACCGAGAACGTCGGCATGCTGACCGGCGACGCCTCCGTGAACGCGGACGCCCCGGTGATCTGCTGTACCGCCGAGGTGCTGGCCTCCATCGCGCTGCGGGACGGCAAGTACGCCGACATCGGCCAGGTCGTCATGGACGAGTTCCACTTCTACGCCGAGCAGGACCGCGGCTGGGCGTGGCAGATCCCGATCCTGGAACTCCCCCAGGCGCAGTTCGTCCTCATGTCGGCGACGCTCGGCGACGTGTCGATGTTCGAGAAGGACCTGACCCGGCGCACGGGCAAGCCGACCTCGGTGGTCCGCTCGGCGACCCGGCCGGTGCCGCTCTCGTACGAGTACGTGCTCACGCCGATCACGGAAACCCTGACCGAGCTCCTGGAGACCAGGCAGGCTCCGGTGTACATCGTGCACTTCACGCAGGCGCAGGCCGTCGAGCGGGCCCAGTCGCTGATGAGCATCAACATGTGCACGCGCGAGGAGAAGGACAAGATCGCCGAGCTGATCGGCAACTTCCGCTTCACCACCAAGTTCGGCCAGAACCTGTCGCGTTACGTGCGCCACGGCATCGGCGTGCACCACGCGGGCATGCTGCCGAAGTACCGGCGGCTCGTCGAGAAGCTGGCGCAGGCCGGTCTCCTGAAGGTGATCTGCGGGACGGACACGCTCGGCGTGGGCGTGAACGTTCCCATCCGCACGGTCCTCTTCACCGCCCTCACGAAGTACGACGGCAACCGGGTGCGGACCCTGCGCGCGCGTGAGTTCCACCAGATCGCGGGCCGCGCCGGCCGGGCCGGCTTCGACACCGCCGGTTACGTGGTCGCCCAGGCCCCCGAGCACGTCATCGAGAACGAGAAGGCGCTCGCCAAGGCCGGCGACGACCCCAAGAAGCGCCGCAAGGTCGTCCGCAAGAAGGCACCGGAGGGCTTCGTCGCCTGGAGCGACACCACCTTCGACCGGCTCATCGACGCCGAGCCCGAGCCGCTGACCTCGCGCTTCAAGGTCACCAACATCATGCTGCTCTCGGTGATCGCCCGCCCGGGCAACGCCTTCGAGGCGATGCGCAAGCTCCTGGAGGACAACCACGAGCCGCGCAAGGCGCAGCTGCGGCACATCCGCCGCGCCATCGCGATCTACCGCTCCCTGCTCGACGGCGGTGTCGTCGAGCAGCTGGACACGCCGGACGCCGAGGGCCGCACGATCCGTCTGACGGTCGACCTGCAGCAGGACTTCGCACTGAACCAGCCGCTGTCGACGTTCGCGCTCGCCGCCTTCGACCTGCTGGACCCGGAATCCCCCTCGTACGCCCTGGACATGGTCTCGGTCGTCGAGTCGACGCTGGACGACCCGCGCCAGATCCTCGCCGCCATGCAGAACAAGGCGCGCGGCGAGGCCGTCGGGCAGATGAAGGCGGACGGCGTCGAGTACGAGGAGCGGATGGAGCGGCTCCAGGACATCTCGTACCCGAAGCCGCTCGAAGAGCTGCTCTGGCACGCGTACAACGTCTACCGGACGTCGCACCCGTGGGTCGGCGACCACCCGGTGTCGCCGAAGTCGGTCATCCGTGACATGTACGAACGGGCGCTGACCTTCACCGAGTTCACCTCCTGGTACGAGCTGGCGCGGACCGAGGGCATCGTCCTGAGGTACCTCGCGAGCGCGTACAAGGCGCTCGACCACACCATCCCGGACGACCTCAAGACCGAGGACCTGGAGGACCTGATCGCCTGGCTGGGCGAGATGGTGCGCCAGGTGGACTCCTCGCTGCTCGACGAGTGGGAGCAGCTCGCCAACCCCGAGGTGCAGACCGCCGAGGAGGCCCAGGAGAAGGCCGACCAGGTCAAGCCGGTCACGGCCAACGCCCGCGCCTTCCGGGTCCTGGTGCGCAACGCCATGTTCCGCCGGGTGGAGCTCGCGGCCCTCGACAACGTGAGCGCGCTCGGCGAGATGGACGCCGAGGCGGGCTGGGACGCGGACGCGTGGGGCGAGGCGATGGACGCGTACTGGGACGAGTACGAGGACCTCGGTACCGGCCCCGACGCCCGTGGCCCGAAGCTGCTCTCCATCGAGGAGGACGCGGCCCACGGCCTGTGGCGCGTCCGGCAGACCTTCGCCGACCCGAACAACGACCATGACTGGGGCATCAGCGCGGAGGTGGATCTCGCGGCCTCCGACGAGGAGGGCCGCGCGGTCGTCCGCGTGACGTCCGTCGGACAGCTGTAGAGGAGAGGGCTGACGTGACCAATCCCGCCGAGAGGCTCGTCGATCTGCTCGACCTGGAGCAGATCGAGGTCAACATCTTCCGCGGGCGGAGCCCGCAGGAGTCGCTGCAGCGGGTCTTCGGCGGGCAGGTCGCCGGGCAGGCCCTCGTCGCGGCCGGCCGCACCACCGGGGGCGACCGGCCGGTGCACTCGCTGCACGCCTACTTCCTGCGGCCGGGGCGGCCCGGGGTGCCGATCGTCTACCAGGTGGAGCGGGTGCGGGACGGGCGGTCCTTCACGACCCGCCGCGTCACGGCGGTCCAGGAGGGCCGGACGATCTTCAACCTCACGGCCTCCTTCCATCTCCCGGAGGAGGGCGGCTTCGAGCACCAGCTGCCGCCGAGGCACCTGACGGACCCGGAGAGCCTGCCGAACCTCGCGGACGAGATCCGCGAGCACCTGGGGGCGCTGCCGGAGGCCCTGGAGCGGATGGCCCGTCGCCAGCCCTTCGACATCCGGTACGTGGACCGGCTGCGCTGGACCCGGGACGAGGTCAAGGGCGCGGACCCGCGCAGCGCGGTGTGGATGCGGGCCGTGGGGCCGCTCGGCGACGACCCGCTGATCCACACCTGCGCCCTGACGTACGCCTCGGACATGACGCTCCTGGACGCGGTGCGCATCCCGATCGAGCCGCTGTGGGGCCCGCGAGGCTTCGACATGGCGTCGCTGGACCACGCGATGTGGTTCCACCGGCCGTTCCGCGCGGACGAGTGGTTCCTGTACGACCAGGAGTCCCCGATCGCCACGGGCGGCCGGGGACTCGCGCGGGGCCGGATCTACGACCGCGAGGGACAGCTCCTGGTGTCGGTGGTCCAGGAGGGCCTGTTCAGAAAGCTCTGAGCGGGAGGGCGGGGGCGGGCCGGACCGCTCCCCCGGCCGGCTTCCTCGGCCCGTTCCCCCGGCCCGGTCACTCGTACTCGGTGCCGCCCTTGCGCGTCAGGTAGGCCGGGCTGACCGCCTTGGCGATGGCCCGGCCGCCGAGGACCGGGCTGTACCGCTCGGTCGCGGGCCGGATCACGACGCCCTCCCGCAGGTGGGCCTCCCGCCCGGAGACGGTCTCGCGGCCGCTCGCGTGGGCGAGGACCGTGTCCAGGTCGTACGGGCCGGAGTACAGCCGCGGGACGAGCGGGACCTCGCCCGCCTCCAGGACCTCGGCCGGGTCCAGCCACCGGACCCGGCCGTCGATCTCGGCCGAGACGTCGAACAGCGCGTAGCCGACGGTCTGTGAGCGGGCGTCGGCACCGTAGGCCAGGTCCTGCACCCCGGAGCCGTAGACCTCGCCGAAGAAGCCGACCCGGCGGGCGCCGAGACGTTTCGCCAGCCGCTCGGCGACGGCGGGCAGGCCATGGCCGTGGACGGCCCGCCAGTACAGATTGCGCGGGTCCTCCTGGAGGGCCAGGCCCTTCGACCCGAAGCCCTTGGACGAGACCTGGACGCGTCCCTCCTCGGCGAGGAAGGTCAGCAGGCAGGCCGAGCCGTGGAGCTTCTCCGTCAGGACGACGGGCTCGCCGGGCTCGAAGATCTCCGGATAACGCTGGAGGTTCTCGATGTCGACCCAGGGCAGCAGGTCGGGCGCGACCTCCACGTCACCGCTCATGGTCGGCGGTATCGGCGGCACCCACTTGGTGATCCCCAGCGTCTCGGCGAAGTCGGCCCCCTCGGCCGCCGCCCGCACCAGATCGGTGCCGGCGAGCGCGCCGGGCCGGCACACGATGCCCTGCGACAGCTCCCCGCGCAGCCGCACGGCCTTGACCCGGTCCGCCTTCCCGCCGGCGAGCCGTCCGGTCAGGCCGAGCTCCTCGATGAGCGCGGCCGGCAGCACGGCCTGCTCGGGGATGTAGACGGCGGCCTCCCCGGTCCGATACGCCCCCTTGGCGACGACGGCCCGGTAGAGGCCCACCTGGGCCAGCTCCAGGGCGTCGGCGTTCGGATGGGGATGGACGGTCAGGACTTCGGCGGTGACGCGCAGGGTCGACATTCTCAGGACTCCGGTTGCTCGGGTTTCGGTCTCATCGGGCCCACTGTGCCGACCCGGGAATCGGCTGGGCCAATGATTTGCCGCCTGATAGCGTCGTGATCTTCGCCGGATCGGTGCCCTGGTCCGAGCCCCGTCGGGCCGGCTCAGCCGGTGGCCGACGGGTCCATGCCCGGAAGGGTGTCCTGGTCGACCTCATGGCGCCGGGTGCGGATGTCCGGGGCCGGAGGATGCAGTTTCGCGTCGCAGGTGGGGCCCAGGCCCGTGCGGCGGGAGTCGGCCCCGGTGAGGGGTCGGCCGCAGAGACGGCAGGCGATCCGGCGCGGTCGGGCCCCCGGTTCTGCCTCCGGCGCGGAATCGATCGGGATTGCCAGTGGTTCGTCTCCCATGCTGAGATCAAACCCTATTCCGACGAGGAGCAGTCCATGAGCCTGTACGACATCCCGCTGAAGACCCTGACCGGCCAGCCGGTCTCCCTTGCCGACTACCGGGACCGCGCGGTCCTGGTCGTGAACGTCGCCTCCAAGTGCGGACTGACCCCGCAGTACGAGGGGCTGGAGAAGCTGCAGAAGGAGTACGGCGATCGCGGCTTCACCGTGCTCGGCGTGCCCTGCAACCAGTTCGCGGGCCAGGAGCCCGGCAGCGCCGACGAGATCCAGACCTTCTGCTCGACGACGTACGGCGTCTCCTTCCCGCTCCTGGAGAAGACCGACGTCAACGGCGAGGACCGCCACCCGCTCTACACGGAGCTGGTGAAGGCCGCCGACGCCGAGGGCGCGGCCGGTGACGTCCAGTGGAACTTCGAGAAGTTCCTGATCGGCCGCGACGGCCAGGTCACGCGCTTCCGTCCGCGCACCGAGCCCGACGCCCCCGAGATCGTCGCCGCGATCGAGTCTCAGCTTGTCTGACGTCGCGAACGGCATGGGGGTCGTCGAGCGGCTGCGGGCCGCGGGCTGCGTCTTCGCCGAGGAGGAGGCGGAGATGCTCCTCGCGGCCGCGGCCGGGCCCGCCGAGCTCGACCTGATGGTCGAGCGGCGCGCCTCGGGCCTGCCCCTGGAGCACGTCGTGGGCTGGGCCGCGTTCGCCGGGCTGCGCGTCGTGGTGGACGGCGGGGTGTTCGTCCCCCGGCGCCGTACGGAGTTCCTGATCGAGCACGCCGTGGACCTGGCCCGGCCGGGCGCCGTCTGCGTCGACCTGTGCTGCGGCTCCGGCGCGGCGGCCGCGGTCCTGCTCGACCGGGTCGAGGGCGCGGAGGTGCACGCCTCGGACATCGAGCCGGCGGCCGTGCGCTGCGCCCGCCGGAACGTCGAGCCGCGCGGCGGCCGGGTGTACGGGGGCGACCTCTTCGCCCCGCTGCCCCGGGAACTGCGGGGCCGGGTAGAGATCCTGGTCGCCAACGTGCCTTACGTCCCCACCGGGGACATCGGGCTGCTGCCCCCGGAGGCCCGCGACCACGAGCCGCTCGTCACCCTCGACGGCGGTCCTGACGGCCTCGACGTGCTGCGCCGGGTCGCCGCCGAGGCCCCGGAGTGGCTTGCGCCGGGCGGGCGGCTGCTGGTCGAGACGAGCGAGCGGCAGGCCGAGCGGGCGGTGGCCGCGGTCACCGCTCACGGAATGGAGGCCCGCGTCCTGAGCTGCGAGGAGCGGTACGCGACGGTGCTCGTCGCGACCTGGGCGGGCTGACGGGCTGACGGGCTGACGGGCTGACGGGCTGACGGGCTGAGTCCACCGAGGGGCTCGGCCGCCCGGACGTCCGGGCTCTCGCCGACGCCGGCCGGTTCCCTGCCTCAAGCGCCCCGGCGCCCGCCCGGATCCTCAGCGGCCGAAGGTGTCGATGTTCTCCACGAGCCAGCGACCGTCTCGGCGCACGACGTCGACGGCGAACATCGCGCCCGCGTAGACACCCTGGTCCTTGGCCTTGGCCGCCTTGTCCTTCGACGACCCGCCGGCCGTGCTCACGCTGCTCTGGTCGGCGTAGACCAGGACGCGGGCGCGGTCCCCGTCGATCCGCTCCACCGCGCTGTCGGTGACGGTCGTGGTGATCACCGTCTTCTGCTGGGCCGCCTGGGCGAGCACCCCGCCGAGCAGGGTCCGGTGCTGGGCGACGGCCTTGCCCGTCAGGAGCGTCTTGCCGGCCCGGTCGAAGGGGCCGGTGTCGGCGTGGTCGTACGAGAAGAGCGCGGCGACGGCGGCGCCCGTCTGCCCCTTGATCTCGCTGGTGCGGGCGAGATCCGTGAGGGCCGTGTTGCCGCGCGCGGGGTCGTCACGGAGTTCGCTCGCCCTGCTGTACGCCCATCCGGCGAAGCCGCCGAGCAGGAGCGTCAGGACGCAGAGGACGGCGAGGGGGACGCGGCCGGAGTTCCCTGCGCCCGTCTTCTCGCGGCCGGTGTTCCCGGCGCCGGCCTTCGCACTGCCGGAGTCCCCGGCGCCGGCCTTCGCACTGCCGGTCTTCTCGCCGCCGGGCCTCTCTCTGCCCCTGGGTTCCCCCTTCGGCTCCGCGGCCGTGTCCCGTACGGGCTCCACCGCCGGTCGTTCACCGGTGCGCGGGGCGGGTTCCGTGAGCAATCCCGCGGGCGTGCGGGACCTGCCGCCGGGTGCCTGCTGTTCGGCGAGAGCGGCCCGGCGGCGGCGCTGGCGGTTGAGGTGGTGGCGGGGCGTGGGCATCGTGCGTGTCCTTTCGGGTGCGGGCGGCTGTTCGCGGTACGGCCCGGTCAGCCGGCCGCCGTGCCGCCCACCGGGGCCTGCCCCAGCGCACTGAGCTTCCACTGGCCGTCGGTGCGGGTGAGTTCGCCGAGCATGCGGCTGTCCTTCTCCGTGCTCTTGCTGTCGGGCGTCGTGACGGTGATGCGCAGGGCGACGAGCAACCGGGCCCGTCCCGCCCGGTCGTCCAGTTCCGTGACGGCCCCGGACAGCACCCGGGCCGTGGTCACCGTCCGTGCGGTCCGCACCTGCCCGGTGAACTCCTCGCGTCCCTCCACCAGTTGTTTGTGGAGGTCACCGGTCGTGGAGGACTCCCAGAGGTCGAGGCCCTGCTCCACCCGCTGGTGGTCCAGGGTGTTGAGGTTCTGCACGGCCTGCTCCCCGGCGGCGAGCGCCTCGTCACGCTGCACGGCGTACGCGGCGGAGTCGTCGTGGGCGGCCGCGTACCAGTCCTGGCCGGCCCAGGCCGCGGAGGCCCCCGCGGCGAGGGTCAGCACGAGGGCCACGGCCAGGGCCGGGCGGATGCCCGCCGTGGTGCGGACCGGGCGTGTCATGGGGTGCTCCCGTCTCCCGCTCATGGTCAGCGGGCCTTGATGTCGACGATCAGCCACCGGTCGCCCTGGAACGTCGCGGTGACGGTGAGCTGGGCCGCGGCGGACGTGGCGGTGGTCTCGTCCTGACCCGCCTTGTCCTGACGCGCCTTGTCCTGGCCCGCGCCGGACCGACCGGTGCCCTCCCGGCGCGAGGTCTGGTCGAGGAACACGAGGAGACGGGCGGTGTTCCCGTCGAGTTCGATCACTCCGGTGCGGACGGTCTGGGTGCTGAGGGTGATCCGCTGCTCTACCAGCTTGGCGCGGACCTGGGCGAACAGGTCCGTGTACTGGCGGGCGGCGCGTCCGGCGAGGATCGTTCCGGCGGAGCGCTCGACGCCGTCGTTGTTCGCGGGCGTGTACGAGAAGATCCGGGCGAGGCCCTCTCCGACGTCGCCGCCGACGCGGGCGGTGGCCCCTGCGTCGGTGAGCGCCGTGTTGCGCGCCGAGGGGGTGGACCGGAGCTGGTGGGCGGCGTGGAAGAAGGCGCTCCCGGCGAGGAGCAGGACGGCGACGGCCGCGGCGAGGGCGGCCCTCCGCCAGGTCGCGGGGAAGGACCGGGTGGCGGGACCCGCCGGGACCTCGCCGTCCCCATCCCCGTCCGCGCCCGCGCCCGCCGGCTCCCGGTCCCCGTCCCCGTCCGCTGCCCCCGGCTCGCCCGCGCCCTCGGTGTCGGAGGCCGCGTCGGGCGCGGCTTCCGGCGTCGCGTCGGCCGCGGCTTCCGGCGTCGCGTCCGCCGTGGGTTCGGCCGTCGCCTCCGGACGCTCCGGTGCCTCTCCCCCGTCCGTCGCGGGTACGGGGGCCCGGCCCGCCGTCGTCCCGCGCAAGAGTCGCGTCATTCGCCCTCGCCCTCCTCGGCACCGGCGACGGGGACCGCGCTCAGCGCCGCGACCTTCCAGGTGTCCTCGCCGGTGCGCGTCAGGACCGCCTCCAGGCGCTTGCGGTCGGTGGTCGCGACGCCGCCTCCGCGCGGGGTGACGTCGACGCGGACGGTCGCGATGAGTTTCGCCGTACCGGCTCTCGCGTCGAGCGCCGTCAGGGCGGCCTCGGTCACCGTGGCGCGCGCCGAGGCGCCCACCGCGGGTGCGGTGCGCCCCAGTTCGGAGCGGAGCGGTCCGGTGGACGCGTCGCGCCAGGCCAGGATGCCCGCCTCGGCCTGTTCGCGGGTCGAGGCGTCGAGGGAGTTGAGGACGGTGAGACGGGACCGGCCCTCGGCGAGTGCCGTGTCCCGCTCACGGCCGAAGGCGAGGCCGTCGTCGGTACGGGCCTGCGCGTAGGTCCAGGCCCCGGTGCCGCAGAAGCCCAGGGCGACGACGAGGGCGCCCGCGCCGAGGATCCGGCCGCGCCTCATCGGGTGGCCCCGGTGTCCAGGCCGAGGAGACCGGCCATGTCCGTCGGTCCGCCGTTCTGGCCGGGGAGCGCGAGCGCGCCGGGCAGTGCCTGTCGCGTGTCCGTGGCGGTGGGCGCGCTGCCCGAGGGCAGGGACCCGGGCCGGGCCGGTACGGGGACGGCGCCGCCCTTCGGCGCGTGGGCCGAACCGCGGACGTTGACCCCGGCCGCCGCGGAGCCCGTACAGGAGGCGCCGGTGTTGAGGGCGGGCGCGGTGCCCAGGTCGAGGCCGTTGCGGTAGCGCGTCGCGCCGTATCCCGAGGTGCAGGGCAGTGGTGTGAAGAAGGTGACGGCCATGCCGAAGTTCATGCGGCCCCCTTCGACGGTGGTGGCTCCGGCCGAGACGGCCGCCGGGTACTTCACGAACAGTTCCTCCATGCCGCGCTGCCGGGTGACGGCGATCTCCGAGGTGGTCAGGAGGTTGGCGAGGACGACGCTCAGGCTCGGGTCGAGGTCCCGCAGGAGCCCGCTGACCTGTCCGGTCGCGTCGGGGGTGACGGCGAGGAGGCGGCGGAGGTCGCCGTCGGAACCCTTGAGGGTGGTGGCCAGGGTGCGCGCGCCGGTGGCGAAGTCGCGGATGGCGCGGCTCTCCTGGGCCTGGGTGCGCAGGACGACCTCTCCGTCGTTGATGAGCCGGGTGGTGGCCGGCATCGAGGTGTCGGCGGCCTGGACGAAGCGGCTGCCGCTGTCGAGGAGGACCTGGAGGTCGTCGCCGTGTCCCTGGAAGGCCTTGCCGAGTTCGTCGACGACCGTGCGCAGGGACTCCAGGGGTACGGAGCCGGTCAGGTCGTTCATGCTCGCGAGGACGTCGGTGACCGGTGCCGGGACCTGGGTGTCGGACTGTTCGATGCGGGCGCCGTCGGCGAGGAAGG
This sequence is a window from Streptomyces sp. NBC_00691. Protein-coding genes within it:
- a CDS encoding DEAD/DEAH box helicase; protein product: MTLIDQLPPTADPDALFEAFSSWAEDRGITLYPAQEEALIEVVSGANVILSTPTGSGKSLVAAAAHFTALANDQVTFYTAPIKALVSEKFFDLCKIFGTENVGMLTGDASVNADAPVICCTAEVLASIALRDGKYADIGQVVMDEFHFYAEQDRGWAWQIPILELPQAQFVLMSATLGDVSMFEKDLTRRTGKPTSVVRSATRPVPLSYEYVLTPITETLTELLETRQAPVYIVHFTQAQAVERAQSLMSINMCTREEKDKIAELIGNFRFTTKFGQNLSRYVRHGIGVHHAGMLPKYRRLVEKLAQAGLLKVICGTDTLGVGVNVPIRTVLFTALTKYDGNRVRTLRAREFHQIAGRAGRAGFDTAGYVVAQAPEHVIENEKALAKAGDDPKKRRKVVRKKAPEGFVAWSDTTFDRLIDAEPEPLTSRFKVTNIMLLSVIARPGNAFEAMRKLLEDNHEPRKAQLRHIRRAIAIYRSLLDGGVVEQLDTPDAEGRTIRLTVDLQQDFALNQPLSTFALAAFDLLDPESPSYALDMVSVVESTLDDPRQILAAMQNKARGEAVGQMKADGVEYEERMERLQDISYPKPLEELLWHAYNVYRTSHPWVGDHPVSPKSVIRDMYERALTFTEFTSWYELARTEGIVLRYLASAYKALDHTIPDDLKTEDLEDLIAWLGEMVRQVDSSLLDEWEQLANPEVQTAEEAQEKADQVKPVTANARAFRVLVRNAMFRRVELAALDNVSALGEMDAEAGWDADAWGEAMDAYWDEYEDLGTGPDARGPKLLSIEEDAAHGLWRVRQTFADPNNDHDWGISAEVDLAASDEEGRAVVRVTSVGQL
- a CDS encoding metal-dependent hydrolase, yielding MMGPAHSLSGAAAWLGVGAAAAAFDRPMPWPVLVVGALICAGAALAPDLDHKSATISRAFGPVSKLLCEIVDKLSYAVYKATRSTADPRRSGGHRTLTHTWLWAVLIGGGASVAAVTGGRWAVLAILFVHLVLAVEGLLWRAARMSSDVLVWLLGATSAWILAGVLDKPGNGSDWFFTGPGQEYLWLGLPIVVGALVHDIGDALTVSGCPILWPIPVGRKRWYPIGPPKAMRFRAGSWVELKVLMPAFMVLGGVGGASALGFF
- a CDS encoding RNA ligase (ATP), giving the protein MSTLRVTAEVLTVHPHPNADALELAQVGLYRAVVAKGAYRTGEAAVYIPEQAVLPAALIEELGLTGRLAGGKADRVKAVRLRGELSQGIVCRPGALAGTDLVRAAAEGADFAETLGITKWVPPIPPTMSGDVEVAPDLLPWVDIENLQRYPEIFEPGEPVVLTEKLHGSACLLTFLAEEGRVQVSSKGFGSKGLALQEDPRNLYWRAVHGHGLPAVAERLAKRLGARRVGFFGEVYGSGVQDLAYGADARSQTVGYALFDVSAEIDGRVRWLDPAEVLEAGEVPLVPRLYSGPYDLDTVLAHASGRETVSGREAHLREGVVIRPATERYSPVLGGRAIAKAVSPAYLTRKGGTEYE
- a CDS encoding TetR/AcrR family transcriptional regulator, producing the protein MTGTSGTRTGATPAGRGRRERLRAETTAEIKDTALRLMASGGPDAITLRAIAREMGMTANAIYGYFATRDDLVTTLIDDVYSALADAVEAAWAEAADRGPADAAPPSPAGASVRAPAEFSSEAPAGDPAARILAWARAFRGWALNHPEGFRLVYGDPVPGYRAPAEGPAPDAARRVCTGLAGLAAAAWPYAEPLYRDSAFTWDDFDAGLLDKVRPAFPDLPPAGVALALRLWGHLHGLVALEVYGHLGRQTTSPDKLFQEELTRLVTTLGVPRTA
- a CDS encoding acyl-CoA thioesterase, with amino-acid sequence MTNPAERLVDLLDLEQIEVNIFRGRSPQESLQRVFGGQVAGQALVAAGRTTGGDRPVHSLHAYFLRPGRPGVPIVYQVERVRDGRSFTTRRVTAVQEGRTIFNLTASFHLPEEGGFEHQLPPRHLTDPESLPNLADEIREHLGALPEALERMARRQPFDIRYVDRLRWTRDEVKGADPRSAVWMRAVGPLGDDPLIHTCALTYASDMTLLDAVRIPIEPLWGPRGFDMASLDHAMWFHRPFRADEWFLYDQESPIATGGRGLARGRIYDREGQLLVSVVQEGLFRKL
- a CDS encoding NAD(P)-dependent oxidoreductase → MHIGVVGATGTIGSRVVAEALGRGHHIRAFSRDATEAAAREARENITWQSLDVLDPAAVAAVLPGLDVLISAFQPGNAAQDMADTVRRSIADAGVYATAARALLKALESHPRTRLIVIGGAGSLEIEPGVVLADAEDRLHETLDGVGLPRAYAAAVRGHRDALNVLRTSNRRWTYFSPAEDIAPGERTGRFRVGEDQPVRDAEGRSRVSAEDAAVALVDEAELPRFVQRRFTIGY